The following proteins are encoded in a genomic region of Trypanosoma brucei gambiense DAL972 chromosome 8, complete sequence:
- a CDS encoding Rab11A GTPase — MEDMNLTFKVVIVGDSGVGKSNLMTRYTADEFSQDTPATIGVEFMTKSIKIEGRDAKVQIWDTAGQERFRAISRSIYHGAKGAMLVYDITNQTSFDSISTWLQELRAFVPATCSIFLIGSKCDLEHLRVIKKEVADRFARENGLSFLETSALEKTNVDKAFEWLAKSVYDHVVAPVDSAATGKRPPLNAGAAAKKPVNLSPSNSNQPAGKASGGCC, encoded by the coding sequence ATGGAAGACATGAACCTTACGTTCAAAGTTGTTATCGTGGGTGACAGCGGTGTTGGGAAGTCCAACCTCATGACTCGCTACACAGCCGATGAGTTCAGTCAAGACACGCCGGCGACTATCGGCGTGGAGTTTATGACAAAAAGCATCAAAATTGAAGGGCGGGACGCCAAAGTGCAGATTTGGGATACCGCTGGGCAGGAACGTTTCCGCGCCATCTCCCGTTCGATTTACCACGGAGCGAAGGGGGCGATGCTCGTCTATGACATCACCAACCAAACATCATTTGATTCCATTTCCACGTGGCTTCAGGAGCTCCGCGCCTTCGTACCTGCCACGTGCTCCATCTTTCTCATTGGCAGCAAATGCGATCTTGAGCACCTGCGTGTGatcaaaaaggaagtggCTGACCGCTTTGCCCGTGAAAACGGTTTGTCCTTCCTCGAAACCTCCGCGttggagaaaacaaacgtaGACAAGGCTTTTGAGTGGCTTGCGAAATCGGTTTATGACCATGTTGTGGCGCCGGTCGATTCCGCTGCAACGGGCAAGCGGCCGCCTCTTAATGCAGGCGCGGCAGCCAAAAAGCCAGTGAACCTTTCGCCTTCCAATTCCAACCAGCCAGCTGGTAAGGCGAGTGGCGGGTGCTGTTAA